From the genome of Desulfovibrio porci, one region includes:
- a CDS encoding DUF1850 domain-containing protein, with protein sequence MLKNFMYMPAGLLCLCMLFWAGTARAASPEAPGGPAEWGNTDGRLVLKNADGVVLFSCPARDGLAFGIRYIHSVAKSPVEDWFRVSRGMIFLEKTVYQDFGAGLPHNPGPGQTMSTGDGHIVISGYHKALPSFDVRVGRIARHTLLLPREGAADGEPAQGNAREIPLATLAPPGSAVTFTLASRVRTDAAAR encoded by the coding sequence ATGCTGAAAAATTTTATGTACATGCCGGCGGGTTTGCTGTGCCTCTGCATGCTGTTCTGGGCGGGAACGGCGCGGGCTGCTTCTCCTGAAGCGCCGGGCGGACCCGCCGAGTGGGGGAACACGGACGGCCGACTGGTGCTGAAAAATGCCGACGGCGTGGTGTTGTTTTCCTGCCCGGCCCGTGATGGGCTGGCCTTCGGCATCCGTTATATCCATTCTGTGGCCAAAAGCCCGGTGGAAGACTGGTTTCGCGTCAGCCGGGGCATGATTTTTCTGGAAAAAACGGTTTATCAGGATTTTGGGGCGGGCCTGCCGCACAATCCCGGACCGGGACAGACCATGTCCACCGGCGACGGGCACATTGTGATCAGCGGCTACCATAAGGCGCTGCCTTCTTTTGATGTACGCGTGGGGCGCATTGCGCGGCATACGCTGCTTTTGCCGCGGGAGGGCGCGGCTGACGGGGAACCGGCGCAAGGGAACGCGCGTGAGATTCCTCTGGCCACGCTGGCGCCGCCGGGCAGCGCCGTCACCTTTACGCTGGCGTCGCGTGTCCGCACGGATGCGGCGGCCCGTTGA
- a CDS encoding TAXI family TRAP transporter solute-binding subunit — protein sequence MKKIFSLILAGALILAAATAFADAKRLTLATGGTSGVYFPLGGAIGQVLTTKSNGALSITAQATGASGENMRLVEAGDVDFAIVQNDVADAAFNGKAPFRTKLGDVRAIARLYPEYLHVVASKDSGVTKLEDFKGKKVSVGARGSGNEVNCRQLFGFYGLNYKNLEPIFLPYGETADQFKDRQLDGFVFTIGTPNPAIQDITTAQEVVFVPLDGAKADEIVARFPYLVKDAIPAKTYKGQEKDVPTLSVQAILVANKNMPDDVAYTLTKTLFENLDDVAKAHNKGAEISLQHAVDGVTIPFHPGAAKYLKEKGALK from the coding sequence ATGAAAAAAATTTTCAGCCTTATTCTGGCCGGCGCCTTGATTCTGGCCGCCGCCACGGCTTTTGCCGACGCCAAACGTCTGACTCTGGCCACCGGCGGCACCTCCGGAGTTTACTTCCCCCTAGGCGGCGCCATTGGTCAGGTGCTCACCACCAAAAGCAACGGCGCGCTGTCCATCACCGCCCAGGCCACGGGCGCTTCGGGCGAAAACATGCGCTTGGTGGAAGCCGGGGATGTGGATTTTGCCATTGTGCAGAATGACGTGGCCGACGCGGCCTTCAACGGCAAGGCCCCCTTCCGCACCAAGCTGGGGGATGTGCGCGCCATCGCCCGCCTGTATCCCGAATATCTGCATGTGGTAGCCAGTAAGGACAGCGGGGTGACCAAGCTGGAGGACTTCAAGGGCAAGAAGGTTTCCGTGGGCGCGCGCGGCAGCGGCAATGAAGTGAACTGCCGTCAGCTCTTCGGCTTCTACGGCCTGAATTACAAGAATCTGGAACCCATCTTCCTGCCTTACGGCGAAACAGCCGACCAGTTCAAGGACCGCCAACTGGACGGTTTTGTCTTCACCATCGGTACGCCGAATCCCGCCATTCAGGATATCACCACGGCGCAGGAAGTGGTTTTTGTGCCCCTGGACGGCGCCAAGGCCGATGAAATCGTGGCCAGGTTCCCCTATCTGGTGAAGGACGCCATCCCGGCCAAGACCTACAAGGGCCAGGAAAAGGACGTGCCCACGCTTTCGGTGCAGGCTATTCTGGTGGCCAACAAAAATATGCCCGACGACGTGGCCTACACCCTGACCAAGACCCTGTTTGAAAACCTTGATGATGTGGCCAAGGCGCACAACAAGGGCGCGGAAATTTCGCTCCAGCACGCTGTCGACGGCGTGACCATTCCCTTCCACCCCGGTGCGGCCAAATACCTCAAGGAAAAAGGCGCGTTGAAGTAA
- a CDS encoding YMGG-like glycine zipper-containing protein, producing the protein MRHRVFLPGLALLLAAGLLFGGCTSKYGAQKTRVNYYPQCYQPVAQLRQDENSTGTSTAVGATGGALLGALIGGLATGKVEGAVAGAAVGGVSGAVAGNIYGKSQARDRDAAYLQAYSRQLGSEAASMNRATAAAKVASKCYDEQFQLAANQFKAGQISRLDFQNRYNEIRSGLEETSFILNSTATTMAEKDSEYQQALAEQYTAAQPASAKRAPAGESGRRTAARKAPASSQSTVTAQAEQWKTSREELENTRQDVDSRLNAYQQTVDNLLI; encoded by the coding sequence ATGCGACATCGTGTTTTCCTTCCGGGCCTGGCGCTGCTCCTGGCGGCTGGCCTGCTGTTCGGCGGCTGCACCAGCAAATACGGCGCGCAGAAGACCAGGGTCAATTATTACCCGCAGTGCTACCAGCCTGTGGCCCAACTGCGGCAGGATGAAAACAGCACCGGCACCAGCACAGCTGTGGGCGCTACGGGCGGCGCCCTGCTCGGCGCGCTGATCGGCGGCCTTGCCACCGGCAAGGTGGAAGGCGCGGTGGCCGGCGCGGCAGTGGGCGGCGTCTCCGGCGCGGTGGCCGGCAATATTTACGGCAAATCCCAGGCGCGGGACCGCGACGCCGCCTACCTGCAGGCTTATTCCCGCCAGTTGGGCTCCGAGGCGGCCAGCATGAACCGGGCCACAGCCGCGGCCAAGGTGGCGTCCAAATGCTATGACGAACAGTTTCAACTGGCGGCCAACCAGTTCAAGGCCGGACAGATCTCCCGCCTGGATTTCCAGAATCGTTACAATGAAATCCGTAGCGGCCTGGAGGAGACGTCCTTTATTCTGAACAGCACCGCCACGACCATGGCCGAAAAGGACAGCGAATACCAGCAGGCTCTGGCCGAGCAGTACACCGCCGCCCAACCGGCTTCGGCCAAGCGCGCCCCTGCGGGCGAAAGCGGCAGGCGCACCGCCGCCCGGAAGGCCCCGGCCTCAAGCCAGAGCACGGTTACGGCCCAGGCCGAACAGTGGAAAACCTCCCGCGAGGAGCTGGAAAATACCCGCCAGGATGTGGATTCGCGCCTGAACGCCTATCAGCAGACTGTGGACAACCTTTTGATCTGA
- a CDS encoding S1C family serine protease — MTDGENTTSGSSTGATSPAESAGTLSPPAAVPWYRRPWFWGLLLFLCLLLLAAWLVWKEWQAAESRRASLERQTAEARQNNQAREAFLLRLRLLLEKEPCDIQRELDTMTPPDGVVWPPLPVAPGQSPADAAEAPAVRTPLTPQSAAAAPPTSVAELLEQGTVLILAQRKEGLSMGSGFFVAPGYIVTNAHVVGDAGQAIVVNKATKGLLTATVLRTTQSGGRDFAVLQVRGAPPITPLKLAADIKRTERVSAWGFPGAVTADDPKFAAMLQGSATAAPEVVYTDGAVSVILQRTPPLIVHTATVSQGNSGGPLVNDKGDVVGINTFIKLDDESYRQSSLAIVSASLADYLRSVGIPFSQAAPASQAPAAQPAMGGKP; from the coding sequence ATGACAGACGGCGAAAACACCACTTCCGGTTCCTCCACCGGCGCGACCTCTCCGGCGGAAAGCGCCGGGACCCTGTCGCCGCCCGCGGCGGTTCCCTGGTATCGAAGACCCTGGTTCTGGGGCCTGCTGCTTTTCCTCTGCCTGCTCCTGCTGGCGGCCTGGCTGGTCTGGAAGGAGTGGCAGGCCGCGGAATCCCGCCGCGCGTCCCTTGAGCGGCAGACGGCCGAGGCCCGGCAAAACAACCAGGCCCGCGAAGCTTTTCTGCTACGGTTGCGCCTGCTGCTGGAAAAAGAACCCTGCGACATCCAGCGGGAACTGGACACAATGACGCCTCCTGACGGCGTGGTCTGGCCGCCGCTGCCCGTGGCTCCAGGCCAGTCCCCCGCCGACGCGGCGGAAGCGCCCGCCGTCCGGACGCCGCTCACCCCGCAAAGCGCGGCTGCCGCCCCGCCGACCAGTGTGGCCGAGCTTCTGGAACAGGGAACCGTGCTGATACTGGCCCAGAGAAAAGAAGGCCTTTCCATGGGTTCGGGCTTTTTTGTCGCGCCGGGCTATATCGTCACCAACGCCCATGTGGTGGGCGACGCCGGTCAGGCCATTGTCGTCAACAAGGCCACCAAGGGCCTGCTCACCGCCACGGTCCTGCGCACGACCCAATCCGGCGGGCGCGACTTCGCCGTTCTGCAGGTGCGGGGCGCGCCGCCGATCACGCCGCTCAAGCTGGCCGCCGACATCAAGCGCACCGAACGGGTCAGCGCCTGGGGTTTCCCCGGCGCTGTCACCGCTGACGATCCCAAATTCGCGGCCATGCTTCAGGGCAGCGCCACCGCCGCTCCGGAAGTGGTCTATACCGACGGCGCGGTGAGCGTCATCCTGCAACGCACGCCGCCGCTCATCGTGCATACGGCCACGGTTTCCCAAGGCAACAGCGGCGGGCCGCTGGTCAATGACAAGGGCGACGTGGTGGGCATCAACACCTTCATCAAACTGGATGACGAATCCTACCGCCAGTCCAGTCTGGCCATTGTCAGCGCCAGCCTGGCCGACTATCTGCGCTCCGTGGGGATTCCGTTCAGCCAGGCGGCCCCGGCCTCCCAGGCTCCGGCGGCTCAACCCGCCATGGGAGGCAAGCCATGA
- a CDS encoding SrfA family protein: protein MSVRIAVSLRGQMRALASQGIFATDCYAQIRAILLQKLGPEHAALLAEPQHDAEGRNVDWYAEGQGEARPLKELPEAEAQALCAKAGGLAKDILALSRSLTADAQARQALSGLLLQLALQHPSDDDLWSLDGRPVLINWGFAPGAVGAQPQDLSRLGAAPPPPAPVAAPVLPPTPGRTGCLAWLLPLLLLLLLLWLLLAALGILPSPLPSSCFRTDDAALETEKNRAAQLDDELARLRQQLLDRAALCKPVIPPVAAKEPEQPVKEPKKEPEVVEPFLGETPPEPDKPKVEKPRREKPKIEQPKPAPKKNEDLNIPSDAAKKNDLAFLEGCWTSETGLYSHPSNEPIIAEYCFDKNGKGRRFVRERNGQVCSGSAGARFQGNRLLFDSDPARCPRGGTYVPQKVECTGSERSTQCKGNELGGSRHKWDARFRRK from the coding sequence ATGAGCGTGCGGATTGCCGTCAGCCTGCGCGGCCAAATGCGGGCTCTGGCCAGCCAGGGAATTTTCGCCACAGACTGCTACGCCCAGATCCGGGCCATTCTGCTCCAGAAACTGGGGCCAGAGCATGCAGCCCTGCTGGCCGAGCCGCAACACGACGCGGAAGGCCGCAATGTGGACTGGTACGCCGAGGGCCAGGGCGAAGCGCGGCCCCTCAAGGAATTGCCCGAGGCCGAGGCACAGGCCTTGTGCGCCAAAGCGGGCGGCCTGGCCAAAGACATCCTGGCCCTTTCCCGGTCCCTGACCGCCGACGCCCAGGCCCGGCAGGCCCTTTCGGGCCTTTTGCTGCAACTGGCCTTGCAGCATCCCTCCGACGACGATCTCTGGTCCCTTGACGGCAGACCCGTGCTGATCAACTGGGGCTTCGCGCCCGGCGCCGTGGGCGCGCAACCGCAGGACCTTTCCCGCCTGGGGGCCGCGCCCCCGCCTCCCGCGCCCGTAGCGGCCCCTGTTCTTCCGCCGACCCCGGGCCGAACCGGCTGCCTGGCCTGGCTGTTGCCCCTTCTTCTGCTCCTGTTGCTGCTCTGGCTGCTGCTGGCGGCTCTGGGCATCCTGCCCTCGCCCCTGCCGTCTTCCTGCTTCAGGACGGACGACGCGGCTCTGGAAACCGAGAAAAACCGCGCCGCCCAACTGGATGACGAACTGGCCAGGCTTCGGCAACAGCTGCTGGATCGCGCGGCCCTCTGCAAGCCGGTGATCCCGCCGGTAGCGGCCAAAGAACCCGAGCAGCCGGTCAAGGAACCAAAGAAGGAACCGGAAGTGGTGGAGCCCTTCCTGGGGGAAACGCCGCCGGAGCCGGACAAACCCAAGGTTGAGAAACCCAGGCGGGAAAAGCCAAAAATCGAGCAGCCCAAGCCCGCGCCCAAAAAGAACGAGGATCTGAACATCCCTAGCGACGCGGCCAAGAAAAACGACCTTGCCTTTTTGGAAGGTTGCTGGACCAGCGAGACGGGTCTGTACTCGCATCCCTCCAACGAGCCGATCATCGCCGAATACTGCTTCGACAAGAACGGCAAGGGCCGCCGTTTCGTGCGCGAGCGCAACGGCCAGGTTTGCAGCGGTTCGGCCGGCGCGCGCTTCCAGGGCAACCGCCTGCTCTTTGATTCCGATCCGGCCCGCTGCCCGCGCGGCGGCACCTATGTGCCCCAGAAGGTGGAATGCACGGGCAGCGAACGCAGCACCCAGTGCAAAGGCAATGAGCTGGGCGGCTCCCGCCACAAGTGGGACGCCCGCTTCAGAAGGAAATAA
- a CDS encoding virulence factor SrfB — translation MDAIPRYLSPVSIIPGGCPQFLDFSLSEEVIHRLRRYFREEKKQEGDAGGRYTHYLRCLVETENGFVDQLTGQPCDYDYDMNARRALDVWEGHWLPVPFLRTLDQLWPDGGRRFECGPSNWARAMVMRSEQQPGQLRVVLAFDTNVEPRPAEGEEYHALSPQDVAAHGHFMLAHQVRDNSWFLNAAWVDEWLSGIYSAWRQTRHHGRGSWQEETPYVLEHLASYLTWLETVRLALDDLAAQVINPDRDTPVDVDLILDIGNSRTTGILVETLPQRVTNLNDSYLLELRDLSRPDRVYAEPFETRVEFVDAAFGNDALSRRSGRQSPAFAWPSAVRIGPEAARLATQAVCAEGTTGMSSPKRYLWDERPWQQSWRYNTGGKAEPMVSRGLFARQLNPQGTPLACFDDPLFKKSPALQRQQAEPIFESLFTRSSLMLFMMGEILTQALVTINSPATRVRRELPNLPRRLRRLIFTVPTAMPVAEKRIFRRWVLWAVRVIWDALGWGQWYLPQQQNKGQSGDYRLSPQVRCDWDEASCSQLVLLYNELAVKQHGDAHHLFRLMGKPRASCGDHPCVRVASIDIGGGTTDLSITTYELASGEGDTARIVPHTEFRDGFNIAGDEVLREVVANHVIPAIGDALAAQGLSEPRGLLGQLFGRDAIGMSQEERNTRVRLVRQIAVPVALGLLAACENPDMRDAGYSCVLGDFFEPDPLAPAQEHAVPALDDNTPAGFSPAARAPRPQAAILRAVETLVRRAAPFIQNFNILDVPIQVRPRAVDATIRATLGPTLSALCEMVHLYDSDVLLLTGRPSAWQGVIAPVLAKLPVPPDRIIPMRQYHVGSWYPFADALGRITDPKTTVVVGAILCALADGHLEGFSFDSGALRLTSTARYIGEMDINSQLKRPKVWFSVDVESKEGTEQSRQVAFSGPLSIGYRQLDAERWPTTRYHLLAFAGEEARSRASGRLPYTVEVRLRVEDVWDDAPRTDEEKERRSEGEFSIDAITDNQGRSVDRRDLEIRLQTLKLDEGYWLDTGIVTDAG, via the coding sequence ATGGACGCCATTCCCCGTTATCTCTCGCCGGTCAGCATCATCCCCGGCGGTTGCCCGCAGTTTCTGGATTTTTCCCTCTCCGAGGAGGTCATCCACCGCCTGCGCCGCTATTTCCGTGAGGAAAAAAAACAGGAGGGCGACGCCGGAGGCCGCTATACCCACTATCTGCGCTGCCTGGTGGAAACGGAAAACGGCTTTGTGGACCAGCTGACCGGCCAACCCTGCGACTATGACTATGACATGAACGCCCGCCGCGCTCTGGATGTCTGGGAAGGACACTGGCTGCCCGTCCCCTTCTTGCGCACCCTGGACCAGCTCTGGCCCGACGGCGGCAGACGTTTTGAATGCGGCCCCTCCAACTGGGCGCGGGCCATGGTCATGCGTTCCGAACAGCAGCCGGGCCAGTTGCGCGTGGTCCTGGCCTTTGACACCAATGTGGAGCCCCGCCCCGCAGAGGGCGAGGAATATCACGCCCTTTCACCGCAGGATGTGGCGGCCCACGGCCATTTCATGCTGGCCCATCAGGTGCGCGACAACTCCTGGTTTCTCAACGCCGCCTGGGTGGACGAATGGCTTTCCGGCATCTACAGCGCCTGGCGGCAGACCAGACACCACGGGCGCGGCTCCTGGCAGGAGGAAACACCCTACGTGCTGGAACATCTGGCCAGCTACCTGACCTGGCTGGAAACGGTACGCCTGGCGCTTGACGATCTGGCCGCCCAAGTCATCAATCCGGACCGTGACACCCCTGTGGACGTGGACCTGATTCTGGACATCGGCAATTCCCGAACCACGGGCATTCTGGTTGAAACCTTGCCCCAGCGCGTCACCAACCTCAACGACAGCTATCTGCTGGAGCTGCGCGACCTCAGCCGACCCGACCGGGTCTATGCCGAGCCGTTTGAAACCCGTGTTGAATTTGTGGACGCGGCTTTCGGCAATGACGCCCTTTCCCGCCGCTCGGGCCGCCAGAGCCCGGCCTTCGCCTGGCCCTCGGCCGTGCGCATCGGGCCGGAGGCCGCGCGTCTGGCTACCCAGGCCGTCTGCGCCGAAGGCACCACGGGCATGTCCAGCCCCAAGCGCTATCTCTGGGACGAGCGCCCCTGGCAGCAGAGCTGGCGCTACAATACCGGCGGCAAAGCCGAACCCATGGTCAGCCGGGGGCTTTTCGCCCGCCAGCTCAATCCGCAGGGCACGCCCCTGGCCTGCTTTGACGATCCGCTGTTCAAAAAGAGTCCGGCCCTGCAAAGGCAGCAGGCCGAGCCCATTTTTGAATCCCTGTTCACCCGCTCGTCCCTGATGCTCTTCATGATGGGCGAAATTCTGACGCAGGCGCTGGTGACCATCAATTCTCCGGCCACCCGTGTCCGGCGGGAACTGCCCAACCTGCCCCGTCGGCTGCGGCGGCTGATCTTTACCGTGCCCACGGCCATGCCTGTGGCGGAAAAACGTATTTTCCGGCGTTGGGTGCTCTGGGCCGTGCGGGTAATCTGGGACGCGCTGGGCTGGGGCCAATGGTACCTGCCCCAGCAACAGAACAAGGGCCAGAGCGGAGATTACCGCCTGAGTCCACAGGTGCGTTGCGACTGGGACGAAGCCAGTTGCTCGCAGCTGGTCCTGCTCTACAATGAGCTGGCCGTCAAACAGCACGGCGACGCCCACCACCTCTTCCGCCTGATGGGCAAACCACGCGCCTCCTGCGGCGATCATCCCTGTGTGCGGGTGGCTTCCATCGACATCGGCGGCGGCACCACGGATCTGTCCATTACCACCTATGAGCTGGCCAGCGGCGAAGGGGACACGGCCCGCATCGTGCCGCACACCGAATTCCGCGACGGTTTCAATATCGCCGGAGATGAAGTATTACGTGAAGTTGTGGCCAACCACGTGATTCCGGCCATCGGCGACGCCCTGGCCGCACAGGGTTTGAGCGAACCGCGCGGCCTGCTGGGCCAGTTGTTCGGGCGCGACGCCATCGGCATGTCCCAGGAAGAACGCAATACCCGCGTGCGTCTGGTGCGCCAGATCGCCGTGCCCGTGGCTCTGGGCCTGCTGGCCGCCTGCGAGAATCCGGATATGCGGGATGCGGGCTACAGTTGTGTTCTGGGTGATTTTTTCGAACCTGATCCCCTTGCCCCGGCGCAAGAGCACGCGGTTCCGGCTCTGGACGACAACACTCCCGCCGGTTTCAGCCCGGCGGCGCGCGCCCCCCGGCCTCAGGCCGCCATTTTACGCGCGGTGGAAACCCTGGTGCGCCGCGCGGCGCCCTTCATCCAGAACTTTAATATTCTGGATGTGCCCATCCAGGTGCGCCCGCGCGCCGTGGACGCCACCATCCGGGCCACGCTGGGGCCCACCCTGTCCGCGCTCTGCGAAATGGTGCATTTGTACGACAGCGACGTGCTGCTGCTTACGGGCCGCCCCAGCGCCTGGCAGGGCGTCATCGCGCCGGTGCTGGCCAAGCTGCCCGTGCCGCCGGACCGGATCATTCCCATGCGCCAGTACCATGTGGGCAGTTGGTATCCCTTTGCCGATGCCCTGGGCAGGATTACCGACCCCAAGACTACCGTGGTGGTGGGGGCTATTCTCTGCGCCCTGGCCGACGGACATCTGGAGGGTTTCTCCTTTGATTCCGGCGCGCTGCGCCTCACCTCCACGGCGCGCTATATCGGCGAGATGGACATCAACAGCCAGCTCAAGCGGCCCAAGGTCTGGTTCAGCGTGGACGTGGAAAGCAAAGAGGGCACGGAACAGAGCCGCCAGGTGGCCTTCAGCGGCCCGCTGTCCATCGGCTACCGCCAGTTGGACGCCGAGCGCTGGCCCACCACACGCTACCATTTGCTGGCTTTCGCGGGCGAGGAGGCCCGCTCCCGCGCCTCGGGCCGCCTGCCCTATACTGTGGAAGTGCGCCTGCGCGTGGAAGACGTCTGGGACGACGCCCCGCGCACGGATGAGGAGAAGGAGCGCCGCAGCGAAGGCGAATTCAGCATTGACGCCATTACAGACAACCAGGGCCGCAGCGTGGACCGCCGCGACCTGGAAATACGTCTGCAAACCCTGAAACTGGACGAAGGCTACTGGCTGGATACCGGCATTGTGACCGACGCCGGCTAG